A stretch of the Lactuca sativa cultivar Salinas chromosome 9, Lsat_Salinas_v11, whole genome shotgun sequence genome encodes the following:
- the LOC111912714 gene encoding uncharacterized protein LOC111912714: MALKPNATTVSLTPAKMATETPVKIGTKGTVGSLMMKELEYFNMLEVKVHSRKHSLQVAEAATTSGEQADSATKTPKSKKRGNKFVPRFCSVIDVADINGPKMISGFNYKTLKADVRKLQV; the protein is encoded by the coding sequence ATGGCTTTGAAACCTAATGCCACCACTGTTTCATTAACACCTGCAAAAATGGCGACAGAAACTCCAGTCAAGATTGGCACAAAAGGAACCGTTGGATCTCTCATGATGAAAGAACTCGAGTATTTCAACATGCTTGAGGTTAAAGTACACTCTCGAAAGCATAGCTTACAAGTAGCGGAAGCAGCTACAACTTCGGGTGAACAAGCAGATTCAGCGACTAAAACCCCGAAAAGCAAGAAAAGAGGCAACAAATTTGTTCCAAGATTCTGTTCTGTGATCGATGTAGCAGATATCAATGGACCTAAAATGATCTCGGGGTTTAATTACAAGACTCTGAAAGCCGATGTTCGTAAATTACAGGTTTAG
- the LOC111912712 gene encoding uncharacterized protein LOC111912712, with protein MNDVGLNTLERDPSLRIQIYDYPSNKRDTVPRAYMNLGPFQPTLSAYPKSGPEDYKRSFQDRKKNRLRLKVVIYAVRWCAFQAIAFRGHNERPYSINKGNFLEMLEAICSFNNEMKKLFHTAPKHASHTSPTIQKESLNLISNRVRRMICEEIDGGKFSLLVDGARDESKREQMSIVLRFVNKDGVIMERFFGLVHVPDTTSQTLKDRIYFLLTHNNLDFKSIRGQGYDGASNMRGHFKGLQALISKDCPSAYYVYCFAHRLQLALMAASQGVIVVQKFFTKLSFVINIVGASSKRSDQLRDAQAEQMAYFKSIGELESGRGLNQIGTLQRAGDTRWGSHLKSV; from the exons ATGAATGATGTTGGTCTTAATACACTAGAACGAGATCCTAGTTTGCGTATCCAAATTTATGATTATCCAAGCAATAAACGAGATACAGTTCCACGAGCTTATATGAATCTTGGTCCCTTTCAACCAACACTTTCTGCATATCCAAAATCTGGACCAGAAGACTATAAACGTAGCTTTCAAG ATCGTAAGAAGAATAGATTGAGATTGAAAGTTGTTATTTATGCAGTCCGTTGGTGTGCCTTTCAAGCAATTGCATTTAGAGGTCATAATGAAAGACCATATTCCATTAACAAAGGAAATTTCCTTGAAATGTTGGAGGCAATATGTTCTTTTAACAATGAGATGAAAAAATTGTTTCATACTGCTCCTAAACATGCAtcacatacatcaccaacaattCAAAAGGAGAGTTTAAACCTTATCTCTAATAGGGTGAGACGGATGATTTGTGAGGAGATTGATGGTGGAAAATTTAGTTTACTTGTTGATGGAGCACGTGATGAGTCTAAAAGAGAACAAATGTCTATTGTTTTGAGATTCGTAAATAAAGATGGCGTTATTATGGAGCGTTTCTTTGGACTTGTTCATGTTCCTGACACTACATCACAAACCCTGAAGGATAGAATATATTTTCTATTGACACATAACAATCTTGATTTTAAGTCGATTCGTGGCCAAGGGTATGACGGTGCAAGCAATATGCGAGGTCATTTCAAAGGTTTACAAGCATTGATTTCAAAGGATTGTCCATCTGCATATTATGTTTATTGTTTTGCTCATCGTTTGCAATTAGCATTAATGGCCGCTTCACAAGGAGTTATTGTGGTGCAAAAGTTTTTTACTAAATTATCTTTTGTTATCAACATCGTTGGTGCTTCTTCCAAGCGTTCTGACCAACTAAGAGATGCACAAGCCGAACAAATGGCATATTTTAAATCTATTGGTGAATTGGAGAGTGGTAGAGGCCTCAATCAGATTGGTACATTACAACGGGCTGGGGATACCAGATGGGGTTCTCACTTGAAATCGGTTTGA
- the LOC111912711 gene encoding uncharacterized protein LOC111912711, translating to MFNPICEVLLKIIEDGTGSIKGDVNSAYETITTFEFIFVLHLEKEIMKITNLLCQDLQRQSQDILNALRLVSSTKLLLQKMKDERWDSFLAHVKSFFLEHNIDISDLSSSYISRGVGSCNKHSDHTLEHHYRVDIFIEAINYQLMEFDHQFNDSSMKLPHLSTTLYPKNSNDPFRSGDVCQLVEKFYPEDFNETKINLLKMQRQYYEVDIVQREEYKQLISISKLCQWLITTRRATNFYLIY from the coding sequence ATGTTTAATCCAATTTGTGAGGTTTTACTTAAAATTATTGAGGATGGCACTGGTTCGATCAAAGGAGATGTAAATTCAGCATATGAGACTATTACTACATTTGAATTCATTTTTGTTCTACATCTGGAGAAAGAAATAATGAAGATCACAAATTTACTATGCCAAGATTTACAAAGACAATCTCAAGATATATTGAATGCATTGAGGCTAGTTTCATCCACCAAATTGCTATTGCAAAAAATGAAAGATGAAAGATGGGATAGTTTTCTCGCTCATGTTAAGTCATTTTTTCTTGAACACAACATCGATATCTCTGATTTGTCTTCTTCTTACATTAGTAGAGGGGTTGGATCTTGTAATAAGCATAGCGATCATACACTTGAACATCATTATCGAGTAGATATTTTCATCGAAGCAATTAACTATCAGTTAATGGAATTCGATCATCAGTTCAATGATAGCTCGATGAAGTTACCCCATCTTTCAACAACTTTATATCCTAAAAATTCTAATGATCCTTTTCGAAGTGGTGATGTATGTCAATTAGTAGAAAAGTTTTATCCTGAAGATTTCAATGAAACCAAGATAAATCTTTTGAAGATGCAACGCCAATATTACGAGGTGGACATCGTTCAACGTGAAGAATATAAACAATTGATATCTATTTCAAAATTGTGTCAATGGTTGATAACGACTAGAAGAGCAACcaatttttatcttatttattaa